The genomic interval GCACGATTCTAATCTACGAGCGATCGCTATTAATAAATCATCGCCCATCGTATGACCATAGCGATCGTTCATTTCCTCAAAGCCATCTAAATCTAAAAATAAAATTCCAAAACGATAATCTATCCGGCGTTTACTTCTTTCTACCGCTTGTTTTAATCGATCTAAAAATAAAGCTCGATTTGGTAATGCTGTCAGTCCATCATAAAACGCATTCTGAAGCAGTCGTGACTCCATTAGTTTGCGTTGGGTGACTTCTTGCAGCACTAATACTGCACCAGTAATATTATTACTACTATCCCGCATCGGTGCAGCATAATCGCCAACTAATATTTCTCTCCCATGTTTATTAATTAATACACAATTATCGGGTAAATATATAATCGTTCCTGTAATTATTGTTTGTGTAGCTAGATTTTCAATTGCTTCTTCTATATCTTTGTCAATCAGGTTAACAACTTCTGCTACATTTTTTCCCTGTGCTTCTTTTGGCTGCCAACCTGTCAGTGTTTCCGCCATTGAATTCATAAATTGAATGCAACCATCAGTATCCGTGACAACTACAGCATGTTGCATACTGTTAATAATTGCCAACATTGGTTGCTGTTGTTCCTGCATTTTCTCATTAATAAGGAAATTTTCATCCTCAGCAACTAGGATTTTATTTGCCAGCATATTCAGATTACCTATTTGCTAAGTTCCGACTTGAGGGAATTGTTAATTGAATCTGAAGGTGAATAATTCTATGATAATCAATATCTCGAATAATCCGATTTTATTTTTGAAATTCTTCAACGCCACTACGTGTATTTCAAAAAAATATCTCTACAGGATTTAAGTAGTCTGACAGAATTAATTACACAATGTCATTGCGAACGAAGTGAAGCAATCCCAACCCCTGCGATTGCTTCACTTCGTTCGCAATGACTGTAAATATTTTTGTCCGGCTACTTATCGAGTGCTAATTCTGATAAAGTTGGTATAAAAAATTTTATATACAGTGACAAGCCAACTCTTCTTGAATGCTCATCATCAAAGCGGTAAGGTTTATCGGTTTTACAAGATAACGACGTGCGCCTAAATCTATAGCTCGTTCTTGATCAGCTTTAAAAGCAAAAGCTGAAACTACAATCACAGGTATTTTAGATAAATATGGATGTTTTTGAATTTGTTCTAACAGCCAATAGCCATCAATATCAGGTAATTTTAAATCTAGTAACACTAAATCGGGCTGAAATGTGTTGACAGTAGAAAATAAAGCTGTACCATTTGACAGACTTTTGACATTAAATCCACAGTAACCGAGATAGTCACTCAGCAACATCCGGTTTACATGGTTATCTTCAATTAATAAGACTCTTTTTAATTGATTGAGATGCACTTGCTGATTAATGGTGAGTAAATTTACTGTCATTACAAAACAGAATTGAAGATATAGATTCCTGATTCTAAATTGAATAAAAATATGCTGTCAGAGGAATTTATTAAGTTACTAAAAATCTATTTATACTATTTCGCTATATCAGAAAATAGTCAATAAAAATTAATTTTTATCTTAGTATTTACTAAATAATATTATTATGATTTATTGAAATATTTTAACAAAAAATTAATATTTACTCAATAAATCTTTATATTTCTATCATAGAACTTGATTGTGAATTTATCTCCAGTCATGTACATCTACTTACATAAATGGCTTATTATAGTAATATATACAACAGTAATTCCACAGAGAAGATATAAAGATTTCATAAAAAAAAGGAGCATAATTGCTCCTTTAGTGATTATTTGGAATGGAAACCGGAGTCTCAACCGGAAACTTTCTTTAACTTGCGTTGTGTAGCAACGATTCCAGCTACACCCAAAATACCGAGTACTACAGAAGGTTCTGGTACAGCTGTTGGCTCTGGAGTTGGTACAGGTATACCTTGGATGGTTACTTCGTAGTTGCCATTATGAGATTTAGTCCCATCTTTAGAAATTAGACCAGAATCAGAGGCTTTATAACTGTAAAGGATTTCAGATGGCCCTCCGTTATAAGAAACCTTAACAAGTTCGCTGACTTGTATTTTGTTTTCTGGGTTTAGTCCTAAAAGAGTTGCTGCATTTAAGTGACCAGCTAAACCAATCTTAATTTCTCCAGTGGTGTCATTTTGGTTGACATAAGAAATATTGGGGTCACTGAAGCGTTGAAATCCACCTGCCAGTAAAAATGTGTTAAACAGGGTTTGGTTAGCAGTCACACCATAAGTAGATAAAGTAGTATTAAACCACTGAGTTGCCAAATTAGATGAATTGTACAACCCATTAATCGCGTTGTTTAACAGTGTATTTGTTGCTGCTCCTGTTACTGCCTGTACACTGCTTGCACCAAACCAATCAGTAGCCGTCAGGCTACTCAAAGAGATTTGTTTGCCATTAATTTCACCACTTAAAGTTGTAACTTGGTTGTAATTAAAGAAATTTCTCAGTGCTAAAACACGTTGTGTGGTATTTGTTGAGGTTGTGAAGAGGGGAGCTTTTTCACTACTAGCGAATAACTCAACATTACCAGTAGGGCTGCTGCTGTCACCAGTTAAAATAGTTGCTAAGTCAGCACCTGGAGCTTCCTCTGTGTTGGTGCCATTAACGTTGTATTTGATGTAATCGTTGCCAGTAATGGTGGCATTGGTTAAAACACCAGCTTGTGCTGGGTTAGAGGCGATCGCACTCACGCCAACAGCCATCGAGGCACCAATTACAAGTGTTTTCAAAGTTCTTTTCATTTACTGTCTCCGCCAGTTTTGTGGTAATTTTGTATACTTTTATGTGTCTCTGGAATTGGGTTAGCCTGACTACAGGCCTTGACTTTTAAAGAATGCGGCTGGTCTCAAATATCACCAGCTTTTAATCATCCCTAGTAGTTATGCACACCAATCTAGTTTAGGAAACGGGGAGACTGTATTGGGTAAAGCTGTTGTGGATTCTGAATAAAAAGATGACTAATCTTTTGCTATTGATTTCAGCAAATCTACTAAATTACTAATTTTTCTAGTGTCGTTAATATGACATTGATTGAAAAGGCAATAGGAAACGGACAACAGGCAACACTCCAGCAAGCTCAGTGCATCGCGGGGGAATAAGTATTGATAGGTAGAATTGCAATACTTTTCGGATAAGGAATTTACTTGTGAAGGTATCTTGGGTGCAGGGATGCAGGGGCGCAAGGGAGAATTAACAGTAACTTCTCCCCTGCCCCTCTGCTCCTCCGCACAACTGCTGCCTCAACGAAGAGATATCTTAACCGAAAGGTATTGGGTAGAATTGTGGCGCGTTCTTTACCCCTCTCCTTATTTCTCTGTTCAAAAGAATTTTTACCTAGCTTTTTTCTGCTGATGCTGTATTCCTAAGCAACCTGCGATCGCAATTAATCCCAGCAAGACTGAAGGTTCTGGGACTTTCCGGGGGCGTGGATTTGTACTACTGAGGTTTGCCCACCTGTTGCTATAGGCAGGGATGTAACTAGATACAGGTGCATCACTTCTAGGGGTGAGACTCAAACTGGGTGTGTAGTAATGATTTGGGCTGGTATGATTTTCATCCCCAGTTACTTCTGCTTGGGAAGTCGTCTGTTCTGGTTCTCGTAATGAAGTGTTGCTCAAACCCCAAACTGACTGCTGTCCCCAAACACCAATCACCAAGAAAGACGCAGCACACAGGCTAATTTTTACCACACTACTTGCCATGCACCTCTATTCACCACTTCTAGTCAACCGTCACCGATAGATTTTAATATCTCGGTGACATTTCCGTAATTTCTCTGTAGTGTATCTTAAATAAACCCAACGTTAGATATGGATTAATCAAATTCTGACAAATTTAACATCAAGACTTGATAAATCCACTGACCTCGGCATACTTAAAGAAACTTAGCAATTCGCTCCACGGCAGTTTCTAATAAAGCTGGTTCATGTACCAAGGCAAACCGCACATATCCTTCTCCAGATTTACCAAAACCAGCACCGGGAGAAGCGGCTACCCCGGTTTGTTTGACTAACTGAGTACAAAATTCCACAGAATTATTTTGCCAAGGTGCGGGTAACTTAGCCCAAATATACATCGTGGCTTCGGGACTGGGAACTTGCCAACCAATGCGATGTAAAGCATTCACAAAAGCATCACGGCGTTGGCGGAAGGTGGCGACTGTATTTTTGACTCCGGCTTGTGGCCCGGTT from Aulosira sp. FACHB-615 carries:
- a CDS encoding response regulator — translated: MTVNLLTINQQVHLNQLKRVLLIEDNHVNRMLLSDYLGYCGFNVKSLSNGTALFSTVNTFQPDLVLLDLKLPDIDGYWLLEQIQKHPYLSKIPVIVVSAFAFKADQERAIDLGARRYLVKPINLTALMMSIQEELACHCI
- a CDS encoding NF038130 family PEP-CTERM protein; this translates as MKRTLKTLVIGASMAVGVSAIASNPAQAGVLTNATITGNDYIKYNVNGTNTEEAPGADLATILTGDSSSPTGNVELFASSEKAPLFTTSTNTTQRVLALRNFFNYNQVTTLSGEINGKQISLSSLTATDWFGASSVQAVTGAATNTLLNNAINGLYNSSNLATQWFNTTLSTYGVTANQTLFNTFLLAGGFQRFSDPNISYVNQNDTTGEIKIGLAGHLNAATLLGLNPENKIQVSELVKVSYNGGPSEILYSYKASDSGLISKDGTKSHNGNYEVTIQGIPVPTPEPTAVPEPSVVLGILGVAGIVATQRKLKKVSG
- a CDS encoding PEP-CTERM sorting domain-containing protein (PEP-CTERM proteins occur, often in large numbers, in the proteomes of bacteria that also encode an exosortase, a predicted intramembrane cysteine proteinase. The presence of a PEP-CTERM domain at a protein's C-terminus predicts cleavage within the sorting domain, followed by covalent anchoring to some some component of the (usually Gram-negative) cell surface. Many PEP-CTERM proteins exhibit an unusual sequence composition that includes large numbers of potential glycosylation sites. Expression of one such protein has been shown restore the ability of a bacterium to form floc, a type of biofilm.) — its product is MASSVVKISLCAASFLVIGVWGQQSVWGLSNTSLREPEQTTSQAEVTGDENHTSPNHYYTPSLSLTPRSDAPVSSYIPAYSNRWANLSSTNPRPRKVPEPSVLLGLIAIAGCLGIQHQQKKAR